DNA sequence from the Cucurbita pepo subsp. pepo cultivar mu-cu-16 chromosome LG06, ASM280686v2, whole genome shotgun sequence genome:
TTATTCGTCATGGCCCATCAACTTAGCCCACGATctttaaaaagagagaaataataataataataataataataataataataataataataataacggAAAATTAACCTTATTCTATAGCTCCAAATGCGAAGCTACCACTACGAGCCACGACCAAGTCCACTTGATTTAAAGtaatatcaaattattattattattattattattattataataaatcatatgttttaattattgcGGTTCTTTTattgcaaaataataataataataataataaacataagaagaggaaaataatatatatatatatatatatatatatatataaatgaaaaaatataatgaaaatgcaattttcatgccttttttttaaaaaaaaaaaaaacccttttccttatttatttatttattaaaagggtgtaattaaaaaaaaggttccATAGATTCTATGTACAAAGCCATAGtgaaattatgatattttaattatagcTAATAATGTACAactttttattaactttttaatgtACCGTACAtgcaatattattaattatatttggtgtaatttttttttttaccatgcTTTTCAGGGACTCGCacgtttaatttaaaacaagaaagtaaaaataacattgtttttttaacataaaagaaaaataaataaataagctaCCTATCAACCTGTGCACGAAACTCAATGCATATTATTGTACTATTTTGACTTTCATGGTCATTTTAACATTTACCGTTGTTCGTATAAGACACTTTAcatttacctaaaaaatataagagtAGCACGTTACTAAATAAGTCATCCCACTGttgataaaatgaataaagatTATGATCGTCACatcaattataagaaaattaattcaacTTTTGATTTGGATTTATAAGTTTAAAGGTATAATTTTATCAAAGCTGGGTAAATAATCTcgaaattaagtttttttaaatattttttttctcgagaTTAAATAGAAGGGTAATATGGAcattttataagatttaagTAAGTAATGAACATCAAATTGGAGATATAAAAAACGTAGATACCCAATTAAAATTATGcgtaaagaaacaaaatttgttttcaacggaaaaaagaaaatgacaaaaaaacaaaataaaaaaaataaaaaaagagaaaatttcagtaaaatacaaaaaaaaacagcaaaaACGTTTTTaacatcaaatttaatattaaaagggtaaaaaaaaaaaaaaaaaaaaaaaaaaaaaaaaaaaaaaaaaaaaaaaaNNNNNNNNNNNNNNNNNNNNNNNNNNNNNNNNNNNNNNNNNNNNNNNNNNNNNNNNNaaaaaaaaaaaaaaaaaaaaagaaaaaaaagaaaaaaaagaaaacagtcCAATGTCagtgataatttaaaaagtctTCTATGATTTCGGCTGAAATGGGGCCCACCTTGTCAGAGTGACCACGTGTTCGACGTATTCACTCACACCATTTTTACATCCTGGGACCAccatctctttttttattataaatttaaacccTCTCTTTTTAACGTCAGATCGTCCAGATCAAAAAATCTTCACGATCTTCCCAAAATACCCCTCTCCTCCCACATTCCCCCACCACTATTTAAATtacccaatttttatttttattttttataatggttTAGAAAATTGtcatagtttatttttttattattattattaatacaaatttcaataaaatgtatgaatttttataaaataaccaaatgcataaaaatatttttttaataattttttttttgttgattgaaaaattcatgtatctaatatattattatattatttatttatttttcttaaattcaaaaaatttattaaataggtcaaataaatattatatacaaaaatggaaagttgtttataatttattaataataaaattaaaaatttagaaatttacaTCAGAAAGTGAAGGGGCATTTTCGTCCGATAAAATCCTGAAAGTTGGCTCTCGTTGTCGGGCTCGTCCCAACACGGTCCCTTTTTACGTCTTTTCACCTAGTAACCCTTGTCCTTTTTCGTCTTTTCACCTGTATCTCCCTCTTCCTTCCCTGTATTTCTCTGTCCCTTCCCTCCATTTCCACTCTCCTCgatttctgaatttttttttcttccctctctctctctctctctctctctctagaatttCGTTTCTTTGAAGCGGCGATacagagagaaagaagccATTGAATCATCTCGAGTTTTCAGGAGGCGTGTTTTCGAGCTCCGGAGAGAGCACAAAATCAGAAGCACTTTGAGGACAGCGAAGAGTCGAGCTTCTTCTTGCTCATTTTAATGGAGGAAAGGTCATTCTCGGATGTTGTTTAGCATTTTATTCACTATGTTCTGATGGTGGAATGTCTAAATCTTTATTGGATAATGTGAACGCCGGCTGTTCCTCTCTGTATAGTCATTACACTGTTTAGAATCCGTCTCTGTGTTTTGGTTCTGTTCTGAGAATTTTCTTTCGTGTTTCTTACTGCAGAGTTAGCGAGTCGGTGAGGTTTCCCTAGGGGTATTTCTCACGGCGTTTTCTAGTTCCGTTTCCTTGAGATTTACGTTGCGATGACTGGTTGACTGATTGGACTCTCCGTGATTTCTTGGGCGATTCATCGAGGTACGGTAAACGAAACTGctgtttattgttttttttttttaattgttaactTGTTTAGTTGGGGCTTCCCGATGTTTGCACGAGCATGGTATCATAAAAAGGACTCCACGAGATGATTCGCATTTGCGGCAATGTTGCTTTTTAGGAAATGTGATTTAAGAACAGATACCATTGATCTCACTGCACATCTCCCTGtctttgattttatctttattgTAGAACTCCTTTTCAGTTTTTGGTTCAATACTTTTTTTGTGTGGGGGTGCAATATACGTGCATCTAAATGGTAGGCTTTCTAAAAGGAACCTGGAGATTCTTTTGAATAGGCTTTGAAGTTATTGACTAAAGGCTCTTCTATTAATAGTAACGCTAGACAATGGAGAGCTTGAAGTGCTTTCTGTCCCCGTTTTTTTAGATGTTCACGTTAGATAGCGACTATGGCCGTCACCTGCAATTGCGAGATATTCTGTTTTCTGTGGTTTGTTCTATTGATTTTATACGTGCCTAGTGGTGGGTCGATTTTTAATTGGTTATTTGTTTAATATCTCAATAAATATTCTAATGTGCAGTTGAATAATTTGTGAAAGAGCTTGCTTTTGATCTTCATAGCTGTTGTAGGCTGTCCTTTTGTTAGATCTTCTGGACCATTTGGGCTTTTGTTGCTTAAATCTGTGTGGAAATTTTGAGACCTTCCTggcattttcttctttcccatATAATCAACTAGTTCTTGGTTTCGCTAATGATTGTTTGGATTAGTTCATTGGAAGTGTTTTACTGTCCTGTACTCTTTCTGTTTATGGTTACGTTTTCCCCCAAGTTCTGAGATCTCTAACTATGGACTGCCTGACGTAGCAGAAGCTGAATGTTAATGATAGCACGGTAGGAATTTGTgtatactaaattaatatcGTCATACAGCTTTTTGCACATGTAGTTATAGGTATTTTATTAAGTTCATGACTTTATCTGATTGTTGCTAACATAAATGTTGCGTGGTTTTGGTGGGTGGGAGAATATAAAAGTACATTCTTGTACTCTTTTGGCTGCcggcttttctttttgttgctcTAACATCTCAATGGCATTGAATATCACATGGCATGATATCATTCAAGAGACGTGGTTCATCTGCAAAGTTGTGCATTAGCACTTTACAGTAAAACCTTTAAGCACTGTTTTCGACCATGTCTCTATATCttagcattttaaaacctGAGGATGAAGGTCCTAGTGGTGCTATGTTTTGGAAAATCTGTAATCCAAATGTACGTGTAATGGCTTGAAAAACTCATGAATTTCTCTGCTAATGTGTTAGTCGTTCTAATTTTCAGACGGTGATCTGGACGTCTTCAATCATCCCTGCCATTTCCCCCCCTCAAGATGGACTCTGTAAAATCTTCTTCTCTCACTCCAAATAAGAGTAGATTGGCACGCACATTTACCAAAGTTCTTCATATTCGAGCTCTAACTGGGATAGCACCTGTTCATGAGACTCAGAAAGTTAAGCCGCAAGAAAAGATCAGTGATGATTGTACAGCAAGTAAGAGTGCTGGGATAGCACCTGTGCACGGGACTCAGAAAGTTAAGCCGAAAGAAAAGATCAGCGATGATTGTACAGCAAGTAAGAGTACAGGTAGTCAATCTGAGTCTTTTGATAGTGTCGAAGAAGAGTTCCAGAATAGAGTCCAATTGCAAGCATTGGTAGCAAAATTGTTTGCTAGTATCTCATCAGTCAAAGCTGCATATTCCCAGTTACAGTATGCTCAATCCCCTTATGATGCCGAAGGTATTCAAGATGCTGATCACTATGTTATCTCagaattgaaagttttgtCTGAATTGAAACAGTGTTACCTTAAAAAACAGTTTGATCCTTCACCAGAAACCACAATGCTCTTGGCTGAAATTCAGGAGCAGAAGAGTCTTGTGGGAACATATGACATAATGGGGAAAAGATTGGAATCCCAAACAAGACTTAAGGACTCCGAAATTATGTTTCTGAGAGAGAAGATCGACGAAATTAGAAAACAGAATAGGTTGCTTGAGAAAAGTTTAAATCAAAGTGGGCCGATTTCTTTCACTGGTGATCTTCACTCATCAGGAGTAAACGTGAGCCATTTCATTAAAGTTCTTGGGCATACAATAAAGTCTGTTCGAAGTTTTGTCCGGATGATGGTGGATGAAATGAGATCTTCTGGTTGGGATGTTAATGCAGCTGCAACGGAAATCGAACCCGATGCTGTTTATTGGCATGATGATCATAGATGCTTTGCATTCGAGGCATTTGTTTTCAGGGAAATGTTCGACTCCTTCCATaaactcaatttttctctcccaaatGAATCCTTGCCcgaaaaaaggaaacagaagCAATTTTTCTTTGCAAGATTCATGGAGCTGAAGCTaaggaaaacaaaagattttctttcacaaaattCTAGGACAGCCTTTGCCAAATTTTGTCGGGTTAAGTATTTGCGACTCGTTCATCCCAAAATGGAATCATCATTATTTGGTAATTTGGACCAGAGAAGCCTAATCAGCTCCGGTCAATTCCCAGATACAACTTTCTTTGGTACATTTGCAGAGATGGCAAGGTGGGTGTGGCTCCTACATTCGTTAGCTTACTCCATTGAACCGGAGGCttccatttttcaaataaagaaaggaagcCGATTCTCAGACGTCTACATGGAAAGCGTAATTGATGAAATGTTCCTTTCACCAGATTCTGACCCATTTGTAGCATTCACTGTCGTTCCTGGGTTCATGATTGGTAAAACTGCAATCCAGTGCCGGGTCTATCTCTCACAGTGACCATTTCTTTATTATGGGAACAACAGTATATTATCTTTTACCAACAACCACAGGCACCAACTCAAAGATCAAGCTGTTCAACAATGTACTTCTCTCGATTGAACAAAGATGGTGGACAAGCTGCTGCACATATTGTGACGGAGTGGCAAACATCCTCCTTAGCCGTGCAGTCAAAACGAGTAAGTGCAATTTTCTAGCGATTTTGGAAGTGAAACCGCGTGAACTGAAGTTAATTGTCTTATTTATCTCGATTTAAAACCATCCCAtcaaatttgttaatattattataggGTCAGTGACAGAGGAATGGTCTGGCTGTTGTGCAACAGAACCAGCCAATGCATGTACATGTAAGTAGCAATaactattataaaattatatataaagttaGATGCCCCATTTAATCTCTCATTTGAACCCTTGAATTCTCTGCAAAACTCTGCAACATATTGCCAAAACTCTATGTATGGTTCTCCTTGTTTTGATACCATCGGTTAGGATGCTTTCCTGGTTCCAAGAATCTTCAGTAGTAGTTCGTTTAGCTTTATTTGACTGCAAAATCCTTTGTTTAGCATTATAAGATTCCAATTGCCCCATATATTGTACTGTTTTTATTAGGGTCGGTGATGTTGGGCCATGTGACTGCAAAGCCTTGCCACattctttgttttctataCAAAAGAAAGGCCATGGTCTGTGATGGGCTCTTTGATTTAGTGTCCTCTTGGGATAATCCAATTAGTACTGGCTTTTCGATTGTTGGAAAAGGTGAAAAGTCTGATGTATATGGACACTGTTTAAACTTCAAATCATGTATGTACCTTAGATTATAAAAATCAGTGCGAGAACTTTGCATGTTCATTGTTGTAGATGGATACATTCAATTGATTATATGACTGTTCgttgaaatatcatcataGATAAtgttgaaacttttgaaagaatgACAGAGTTTATGAATACTTTTtcgagatcctacattggttgtaggggagaggagaacgaagtattgaataaaggtgtggaaattgcaacaggccaaagcggacaatatgtCTGCCAGCGGTATTTTTGGACCtgtataaatggtatcagagccaaatgTTGGGCGATGTgtgggtatggaaacctcacAGATGCGTTTTACAACTTTCAACAATGTATCATAACAAGCCGACCAGTACGAGACTAGAAAAGAGcaataatgttgaaaattaaaagcaaaTGAACTTAGGAGTCTAGAAATCTCTTATCAGAAATTGCAGTTGAGCATTTCAAACATCATACATTTGCTTTATTTAAATCTAGAcaataataatacttttatttcATCAAACAATAATAATGCTTTTATTATTACCAAAATGGAGCTGATAGGGTGCTGACTCTAGGCCTCTAACTCTGAAGGTCTTGGGTTTTTGCATTCTGGTCGTTGTGTTCGTGGGGGCCGTGGGGGCCGTGGGGGCCGTGGGGGCCGTGGGGTTCGTGGGGTTCGTGGGGTCCGTGGGGTTCGTGGGGTCCGTGGGGTCCGTGGGGTTCGTGGGGTTCGTGCGGGCCGTGGGGTTCGTGCGGGCCGTGGGGTTCGTGCGGGCCGTGGGGTTCGTGCGGGCCGTGGGGTTCGTGCGGGCCGTGGGGTTCGTGCGGGCCGTGGGGTTCGTGCGGGCCGTGGGGTTCGTGCGGGCCGTGGGGTTCGTGCGGGCCGTGGGGTTCGTGCGGGCCGTGGGGTTCGTGCGGGCCGTGGGGTTCGTGCGGGCCGTGGGGTTCGTGCGGGCCGTGGGGTTCGTGCGGGCCGTGGGGTTCGTGCGGGCCGTGGGGTTCGTGCGGGCCGTGGGGTTCGTGGGGTCCGTGGGGTTCGTGCGGGCCGTGGGGTCCGTCGGGACCATGGGGGCCATGGGGGCCGTGGGGTCCGCTTAAGTCTTTGCCGTCGTTGGGGCCATGGTGTCCACCATGTCCATCGATGTGGTGTCCATGCTGTTCATCCAAGCCATTAATATTAGCGTCATCGCCATGGCGGTCGTGGTCACTCTGCTCGTGATCATGGATGTGGTGTACACCATGTGCTTCAATAGGGTGTCCATAGCGATCATCCAAGCCATCAACACCAACATTTTGGCCATGGTGACCTTCATCATAAATGTGGTCTCCACCAGATCCTCCGACATGGTGTCCAACGTGATCATCCAAAATATCAACATCAGCGCCATGCCCATGGTGACCGTGGTCATGAACATTGTGTCCATCGCCATATAAGTATTGTTCCTTACTATAGGGGTCGTATCCATGACCGTCACTCTCTCCATCAATTGGTTCTTCTCCTacacacaaaattaattaaaaatagggCATTggaactaaaaagaaaaaaaaaataaaacaaatttagctTCGAGTAAACCAACCGAGGAAGCGAGCCGAGACATGGGAGGAGACGAAAAGAAGAGCGAGGAGGAGGTCGAGAAGGAGCAAGGTCCTGTAGTAGGTCATCTTTTGGCTGAGTTTTGCTTTGCTAAACAGGTGCTTAACCATTGCCTTTTATAGAGTGTCCTTGGGTACTTAGTCAAAAATCAAGTAATTTAGTTGAGAAAAATCCACAAATAATCCTTGTTTTAATACAACAGATAATTGACCATTTCTTGTGGTTATATCCCTAATCAACCCTTAATTATTATGacacattaattaaataatttcctaaatttaattctaagCCATTAATAACAATTAATCCACTCAtaactttaattaaataaatatttgtaaattatttaatgggaATGGACtaatagtttatttaattaatttgatagtAAGTTTATTCcatataagtttaattttgagttgaataataaattgaCACGtaggaaattaaaaagaatcatttaatcatttaaaaaattttaagaatgaaataaaatactttttaatataatttagcatactttttaatataaattaaagcaaataaagtatataaatagaaattttataatatataaaaacacaAGGATCATAAATTGCAACAAACCAAAGTATAACAGTTAAGCATTTCAAACAGCATCCAtttgcttttatttaaatttaaacacacacacataaaACATACTTTTATTTCATCTTACAATAATATGGAGCTGACTTTAGACCTCTAATTCTTAACGTCTTCGGTTTTTGCATCATGGTCGTGACCGTGGTGTCCGTGGTGGTCGTGGTGGTCGTGATGGTCATGATGGTCGTGGTGGTCGTGGTGGTCGTGATGGTCGTGGTGGCCATGGTGTCCGTCTAAGTCATCAACATCAGCGTCATGGCCATGGTGTCCACCATGTCCTCCGCCGTGGTGTCCATGGTGACCATCCAAGCCATCAACATTAGCGTCATGGCCATGGTGACCGTGGTCGTGGTGTCCGTGGTCATGGTGTCCATGACCGTCACTCTCTAcatcacttttcttttcctctacatacaaaattaattaaaataaaagacatatacacaatttaaaaaaaatcaatatacaCCATAAAATTACGTGCATATACTCgaaaattaataatctttAACTATCATCTCAAAGGTAATTGATCCATCTCTTATCTCACAACGGTTAAATTaagcataaataaataaaataaatttagggtctattggatgataaaagtctcatgtagggaatgatcatgggtttataatcaaagaatactatctccattggtacgagtcCTTTcgggaagcctaaagcaaagtcatgcgagtttatgctcaaagtggacaatatcatacaattgtagagagtcgtgttcatctaacaggGTTCGAGTGAACTAACCGAGGAAGCGAGCCGAGACATGGGAGGAGACGAACAGAAGAGCGAGGAGGAGGCCGAGGAGGAGGAAGGTCTTAGAGTAGGCCATTTTTCAGTGAGTTTTTGCTATATTGGTGCTTAAAACGTTGCGTTATGGGTACCCATTTATAGAGGGTTGTGTTGTGTTAGGTGTTCTCGAGAATTTAagtcaaaaatcaaatattttggTTGAGAAAAACCCACAAGTAATCCTTGTTTAAACACCACACATAATTGACCATTTCTTGTAATTAATATGATACATTAATGAACTAATTACCTAAATTAAATAGCaatttacttaattaatttgatagAATTTAGTTTAATCCTAAGTTTATTCcatattagtttaattttggGTTGAATAATAAGTTGACACATACGTAAACTTGAACTAgtaggaaattaaaaaagaattatttaattatttataaaattttaaaaatgaaataaaacaaaataaaatattaaatccgACAAGTTTCCTAAGGTTTGAAAAATGTccatttgtttatgttttNAGAAACCACAATGCTCTTGGCTGAAATTCAGGAGCAGAAGAGTCTTGTGGGAACATATGACATAATGGGGAAAAGATTGGAATCCCAAACAAGACTTAAGGACTCCGAAATTATGTTTCTGAGAGAGAAGATCGACGAAATTAGAAAACAGAATAGGTTGCTTGAGAAAAGTTTAAATCAAAGTGGGCCGATTTCTTTCACTGGTGATCTTCACTCATCAGGAGTAAACGTGAGCCATTTCATTAAAGTTCTTGGGCATACAATAAAGTCTGTTCGAAGTTTTGTCCGGATGATGGTGGATGAAATGAGATCTTCTGGTTGGGATGTTAATGCAGCTGCAACGGAAATCGAACCCGATGCTGTTTATTGGCATGATGATCATAGATGCTTTGCATTCGAGGCATTTGTTTTCAGGGAAATGTTCGACTCCTTCCATaaactcaatttttctctcccaaatGAATCCTTGCCcgaaaaaaggaaacagaagCAATTTTTCTTTGCAAGATTCATGGAGCTGAAGCTaaggaaaacaaaagattttctttcacaaaattCTAGGACAGCCTTTGCCAAATTTTGTCGGGTTAAGTATTTGCGACTCGTTCATCCCAAAATGGAATCATCATTATTTGGTAATTTGGACCAGAGAAGCCTAATCAGCTCCGGTCAATTCCCAGATACAACTTTCTTTGGTACATTTGCAGAGATGGCAAGGTGGGTGTGGCTCCTACATTCGTTAGCTTACTCCATTGAACCGGAGGCttccatttttcaaataaagaaaggaagcCGATTCTCAGACGTCTACATGGAAAGCGTAATTGATGAAATGTTCCTTTCACCAGATTCTGACCCATTTGTAGCATTCACTGTCGTTCCTGGGTTCATGATTGGTAAAACTGCAATCCAGTGCCGGGTCTATCTCTCACAGTGACCATTTCTTTATTATGGGAACAACAGTATATTATCTTTTACCAACAACCACAGGCACCAACTCAAAGATCAAGCTGTTCAACAATGTACTTCTCTCGATTGAACAAAGATGGTGGACAAGCTGCTGCACATATTGTGACGGAGTGGCAAACATCCTCCTTAGCCGTGCAGTCAAAACGAGTAAGTGCAATTTTCTAGCGATTTTGGAAGTGAAACCGCGTGAACTGAAGTTAATTGTCTTATTTATCTCGATTTAAAACCATCCCAtcaaatttgttaatattattataggGTCAGTGACAGAGGAATGGTCTGGCTGTTGTGCAACAGAACCAGCCAATGCATGTACATGTAAGTAGCAATaactattataaaattatatataaagttaGATGCCCCATTTAATCTCTCATTTGAACCCTTGAATTCTCTGCAAAACTCTGCAACATATTGCCAAAACTCTATGTATGGTTCTCCTTGTTTTGATACCATCGGTTAGGATGCTTTCCTGGTTCCAAGAATCTTCAGTAGTAGTTCGTTTAGCTTTATTTGACTGCAAAATCCTTTGTTTAGCATTATAAGATTCCAATTGCCCCATATATTGTACTGTTTTTATTAGGGTCGGTGATGTTGGGCCATGTGACTGCAAAGCCTTGCCACattctttgttttctataCAAAAGAAAGGCCATGGTCTGTGATGGGCTCTTTGATTTAGTGTCCTCTTGGGATAATCCAATTAGTACTGGCTTTTCGATTGTTGGAAAAGGTGAAAAGTCTGATGTATATGGACACTGTTTAAACTTCAAATCATGTATGTACCTTAGATTATAAAAATCAGTGCGAGAACTTTGCATGTTCATTGTTGTAGATGGATACATTCAATTGATTATATGACTGTTCgttgaaatatcatcataGATAAtgttgaaacttttgaaagaatgACAGAGTTTATGAATACTTTTtcgagatcctacattggttgtaggggagaggagaacgaagtattgaataaaggtgtggaaattgcaacaggccaaagcggacaatatgtCTGCCAGCGGTATTTTTGGACCtgtataaatggtatcagagccaaatgTTGGGCGATGTgtgggtatggaaacctcacAGATGCGTTTTACAACTTTCAACAATGTATCATAACAAGCCGACCAGTACGAGACTAGAAAAGAGcaataatgttgaaaattaaaagcaaaTGAACTTAGGAGTCTAGAAATCTCTTATCAGAAATTGCAGTTGAGCATTTCAAACATCATACATTTGCTTTATTTAAATCTAGAcaataataatacttttatttcATCAAACAATAATAATGCTTTTATTATTACCAAAATGGAGCTGATAGGGTGCTGACTCTAGGCCTCTAACTCTGAAGGTCTTGGGTTTTTGCATTCTGGTCGTTGTGTTCGTGGGGGCCGTGGGGGCCGTGGGGGCCGTGGGGTTCGTGGGGTTCGTGGGGTCCGTGGGGTTCGTGGGGTCCGTGGGGTCCGTGGGGTTCGTGGGGTTCGTGCGGGCCGTGGGGTTCGTGCGGGCCGTGGGGTTCGTGCGGGCCGTGGGGTTCGTGCGGGCCGTGGGGTTCGTGGGGTCCGTGGGGTTCGTGCGGGCCGTGGGGTCCGTCGGGACCATGGGGGCCATGGGGGCCGTGGGGTCCGCTTAAGTCTTTGCCGTCGTTGGGGCCATGGTGTCCACCATGTCCATCGATGTGGTGTCCATGCTGTTCATCCAAGCCATTAATATTAGCGTCATCGCCATGGCGGTCGTGGTCACTCTGCTCGTGATCATGGATGTGGTGTACACCATGTGCTTCAATAGGGTGTCCATAGCGATCATCCAAGCCATCAACACCAACATTTTGGCCATGGTGACCTTCATCATAAATGTGGTCTCCACCAGATCCTCCGACATGGTGTCCAACGTGATCATCCAAAATATCAACATCAGCGCCATGCCCATGGTGACCGTGGTCATGAACATTGTGTCCATCGCCATATAAGTATTGTTCCTTACTATAGGGGTCGTATCCATGACCGTCACTCTCTCCATCAATTGGTTCTTCTCCTacacacaaaattaattaaaaatagggCATTggaactaaaaagaaaaaaaaaataaaacaaatttagctTCGAGTAAACCAACCGAGGAAGCGAGCCGAGACATGGGAGGAGACGAAAAGAAGAGCGAGGAGGAGGTCGAGAAGGAGCAAGGTCCTGTAGTAGGTCATCTTTTGGCTGAGTTTTGCTTTGCTAAACAGGTGCTTAACCATTGCCTTTTATAGAGTGTCCTTGGGTACTTAGTCAAAAATCAAGTAATTTAGTTGAGAAAAATCCACAAATAATCCTTGTTTTAATACAACAGATAATTGACCATTTCTTGTGGTTATATCCCTAATCAACCCTTAATTATTATGacacattaattaaataatttcctaaatttaattctaagCCATTAATAACAATTAATCCACTCAtaactttaattaaataaatatttgtaaattatttaatgggaATGGACtaatagtttatttaattaatttgatagtAAGTTTATTCcatataagtttaattttgagttgaataataaattgaCACGtaggaaattaaaaagaatcatttaatcatttaaaaaatt
Encoded proteins:
- the LOC111797398 gene encoding uncharacterized protein LOC111797398, whose translation is MYFSRLNKDGGQAAAHIVTEWQTSSLAVQSKRASNSEGLGFLHSGRCVRGGRGGRGGRGGRGVRGVRGVRGVRGVRGVRGVRGVRAGRGVRAGRGVRAGRGVRAGRGVRAGRGVRAGRGVRAGRGVRAGRGVRAGRGVRAGRGVRAGRGVRAGRGVRAGRGVRAGRGVRAGRGVRAGRGVRGVRGVRAGRGVRRDHGGHGGRGVRLSLCRRWGHGVHHVHRCGVHAVHPSH
- the LOC111797640 gene encoding protein GRAVITROPIC IN THE LIGHT 1-like, with translation MDSVKSSSLTPNKSRLARTFTKVLHIRALTGIAPVHETQKVKPQEKISDDCTASKSAGIAPVHGTQKVKPKEKISDDCTASKSTGSQSESFDSVEEEFQNRVQLQALVAKLFASISSVKAAYSQLQYAQSPYDAEGIQDADHYVISELKVLSELKQCYLKKQFDPSPETTMLLAEIQEQKSLVGTYDIMGKRLESQTRLKDSEIMFLREKIDEIRKQNRLLEKSLNQSGPISFTGDLHSSGVNVSHFIKVLGHTIKSVRSFVRMMVDEMRSSGWDVNAAATEIEPDAVYWHDDHRCFAFEAFVFREMFDSFHKLNFSLPNESLPEKRKQKQFFFARFMELKLRKTKDFLSQNSRTAFAKFCRVKYLRLVHPKMESSLFGNLDQRSLISSGQFPDTTFFGTFAEMARWVWLLHSLAYSIEPEASIFQIKKGSRFSDVYMESVIDEMFLSPDSDPFVAFTVVPGFMIGKTAIQCRVYLSQ
- the LOC111797649 gene encoding histidine-rich glycoprotein-like, translated to MAYSKTFLLLGLLLALLFVSSHVSARFLEEKKSDVESDGHGHHDHGHHDHGHHGHDANVDGLDGHHGHHGGGHGGHHGHDADVDDLDGHHGHHDHHDHHDHHDHHDHHDHHDHHGHHGHDHDAKTEDVKN
- the LOC111797642 gene encoding protein GRAVITROPIC IN THE LIGHT 1-like (The sequence of the model RefSeq protein was modified relative to this genomic sequence to represent the inferred CDS: added 654 bases not found in genome assembly); translated protein: MESVKSSNLTPSSKSRLARAFTKVLHVRALTGIGPVHGIQKVKPQERISDDCTASRSTGSQSESFDSGEEEFQNRVQLQALVAKLFASISSVKAAYAQLQYAQSPYDAEGIQGADHCIVSELKVLSELKQCYLKKQFDPSPETTMLLAEIQELKSLVGTYHIMGKILEAQARLKGSEIVSLGEKIEEIKKQNRLLEKRLDRSGLFSVTGDHLSGVNTSHFIKVLGHTIKSVRSFVRMMVDEMRSSGWDVNAAATEIEPDAVYWHDDHRCFAFEAFVFREMFDSFHKLNFSLPNESLPEKRKQKQFFFARFMELKLRKTKDFLSQNSRTAFAKFCRVKYLRLVHPKMESSLFGNLDQRSLISSGQFPDTTFFGTFAEMARWVWLLHSLAYSIEPEASIFQIKKGSRFSDVYMESVIDEMFLSPDSDPFVAFTVVPGFMIGKTAIQCRVYLSQ
- the LOC111797647 gene encoding uncharacterized protein LOC111797647, with translation MGTTVYYLLPTTTGTNSKIKLFNNVLLSIEQRWWTSCCTYCDGVANILLSRAVKTRSVTEEWSGCCATEPANACTWSVMLGHVTAKPCHILCFLYKRKAMVCDGLFDLVSSWDNPISTGFSIVGKGEKSDVYGHCLNFKSCMYLRL